A region of the Peromyscus leucopus breed LL Stock chromosome X, UCI_PerLeu_2.1, whole genome shotgun sequence genome:
aatgctgcgaccctttaatacagttcctcatgctgtggtgacccccaaccataaaattattttgttgctacttcataactgtaattttactactgttatgaactgtaatgtaaatatttctggagatagaggtttgccagaggggtcgcgacccacaggttgagaactacagTTCTAGAGCACTTATGAAATTTTCCCCATCCACATCGGTACACCAAGTAGTGTTATTATTGTGTAGGTCTTCTTTAGGCATCTTGTTGAGATGTCCTGTGTGACAGGCTTCTCTGTCATGTACAGAAGACACTATCCTGAAGCAAACATTGTGGTACTTTGTCTCTCCTTCTGGATGTTCCTTCCCTGAGCTGTAGGTCAAACTTCAGGGAACAATTGACTATGGGGTGCTCAGCCCGAATTGTGTTTTTgcctttttataagaaaataagcataattttgttttatgcaatttttttttttttttttttttttttttttttttttttttttttttttgagacaaggtttcccagtgtaagtagctctggctgtcctggatctcgctctgttgcccaggctggcctcaaactcacagagatccacctgcttctgcctcccaagtgctgggattaaaggcattcagtATCATTGCCTGGCTTTATGCAATTATCTTTGTgttatattttacaataaaatgttttaaaaggggAAATATTAAACCTACCAAAATGTATGAATGTcatttatacttaaaaatatagTGGGGAAAATCTTTGATTTAGTGATAAACCCTTTAAAGACAAATGCTCCCTCACCCAAGAGTTTTGTCCAAGGTCAATTATTTTGGTACAGAGAAGTGaatctctgtccctttatctgtctgtccctgtctctctggcctgcctcttgcctctttCTGAATCCTATGACTGACAGACTGTAAGGACATTCATCcactatttttcctttctcctttaatgTTATCAAAGCAGAGAAGCCTGTGTTCTCCAACAGATACCGCAGCAACAATCTTGCTAATATTTTTATGACTAATTCAGTTGACTCAGAAGAAGGCAAAATTCTAAATCTGTCCTGTTTATTTGAATAAATTGCTTTATGTGACAACAGCCCCCTAAACTTTGACAAATTCTCCTAAACCCATTTAAAGAATCCTATCACAAAATGTCCCAGTACATGCGTGGGGTACTGTCCAGAAGGCCATCTTTACATTTCACCTCTCAGTTTTTCCTATTAATTCCCTTTATCttacaataaattaaataagtaaatcattacCCAAGGAAAAAGGATGAAGGGCTATCCAAAGGCTTGGGAATAGCATACAGCTGTGGCAGCTCTGAATTGAACAGTATCAAGGGCCATGATATTCCCATAAAGTATGGAGACCACAATTCTCAAGTCACCAGTCACTCACTTGTTTGTAACGTCTTACTTCGTTGTTGGGTTGAGTTAAAGTCAATGTCTAAAACTCCACATCAGAAAAGCAAATTGTATTTtctcctgcttccctctctctgctATAAGATAATGTACAAACAATGTTATCCAGGATTTAGATAAAATGTCAACCTTTTCTGAGGGTGATAGTCTATTGATTCTAATAgacttaaggttttttttttttttttaacctcagagGTCATAGCTGCTGTAATTGAGCTTATAGCCACAGTTTCTTTTAACTACCACAgcttcattgatttttatttgtaaaccCAGTTCCCATTTCAGGCTTTCAGAATGAAGCTGAAACATCCTGGCCTGTGATTCTAGAGAATACTCTTGGAGAAGTCCTCATGAATAGGGCAGGTATACCCAGAATACAGTTGCTTGGAAAAGTACAGGTGGCCTTAGTCCACAGAATGACTTGCCAGCTACGGTCCAGGTACTTGCACATGAAATGGCTAGAGGGCATGGTTGAAACATTGCCTTCCTTGGAAATTTAAAAAGATCTTTAACCCTATCCTTAAAATGGAAGCTGATAGGGCACCAgtgggaacaaaaaaaaaaaaaagcctctggaTTTCAAATTACTAAGTGATCTTAAGTTGAAATGACTATTTTTACACATTTCATAAATCCCGTCTGAGCACTACTTACTTCCCCCTTGGGTTGCTCATTTTGCCTTCCATTTATTCAATAGGAGTTGTCATTTTACACGAAAATTTTAGCAGAATTTGAAGTCAGGTGTATATAAGGTTTAATCATTGGGACTTGGGACGTGGTCAAATCCTTCTCCCAGATCATATGAACCaaagtaaatagaaaatctcattttaaaaactgtacttCTGGACTTAGCCTCTGTCTGAGAACTAAAGGGGACAAACCTACGGATGGCAGCAAGGGGTCAATTCACCACAGGCATTGGGTCAGGGGTGGAGGAGTCGGAAGTGAttgggatttgggggaggagaTTCGCTTACACACAGGAGCAGAGCATTGAGCGGCCAtatctgccgccgccgccgccgccgccgccgccgccgccgcagctgTGAATGCAGCATCTGCGCTTTGCTGCCTCTGCGCCGCTAAGGCTCGCATAGCTATCCCGTGGCCCTTGGCTGGTCTGCCTTACCACCATCGGTGGGAACAGCACGTTCTgacctgcctccttccctccttctccgcCGCACCCCGGCTGCTCAGACATGGATCTCGGCAGCAGCAGCGACTCagctcccgactgctgggatcaGGTGGACATGGAAGCCCCGGGTTCGGCTCCGAGTGGGGATGGCATCGCCTCTGCGGCCACGGCAGCGGCCGAGGCAGCAGAAGCGGAGGCCCAGCGCCAGCATCTCAGCTCGGCCTTCAGCAGTCAGCTCAACATCCACGCCAAACCTTTCGTGCCTACTAGGGTAAGAGCCGCGGAGTTCGTGCCGTCCTTCCTGCCGGGCTCGGCCCAGCCGCCCGCCCCCACAGCCTCCAGCCGCGACGAATCCTGCCCCGGCGCCGGAGACCCTCAAGGTAAAAGGCTGGGATGGGGAGCACCTGTGGAACCTTCCAAAGATGGACCTTTAGTGTCGTGGGAGGGTTCCAGTTCAGCCGTTACCATGGAACTTTCAGAACCTGTTGTAGAAAATGGAGAGGTGGAGATGGCCCTGGATGAATCGTGGGAGCTTAAAGAAGTAAGTGAAGCAAAGCCTGGGGGTTCTTTGGGAGATTCGGGGCCCCCAGAAGAAAGTGGCAAGGAAatgatggaggagaaagaggaaataagGAAATCAAAATCTATGGTCATACCGTCAGGTGCTCCTAAGAAAGAACACGTAAATGTGGTGTTCATTGGGCATGTAGATGCTGGCAAGTCAACCATTGGAGGACAAATAATGTTTTTGACTGGAATGGTTGACAGAAGGACACTTGAGAAATACGAAAGAGAAGCTAAGGAGAAGAATAGAGAGACTTGGTATTTGTCCTGGGCCTTAGATACAAACCAAGAGGAAAGAGACAAGGGTAAAACAGTGGAAGTGGGCCGTGCGTATTTTGAAACCGAaaagaaacatttcacaattttAGATGCCCCTGGCCACAAGAGTTTTGTCCCAAATATGATTGGTGGTGCTTCTCAAGCTGATTTAGCTGTCCTGGTCATCTCTGCCAGGAAAGGAGAATTTGAAACTGGATTTGAAAAAGGTGGACAGACACGAGAGCACGCGATGTTGGCAAAAACAGCAGGGGTAAAATACTTAATAGTGCTAATTAATAAAATGGATGATCCTACGGTAGATTGGAGCAGTGAGCGATATGAAGAATGTAAAGAGAAACTGGTCCCGTTTTTGAAAAAAGTTGGCTTCAGTCCAAAAAAGGACATTCACTTTATGCCCTGCTCAGGACTGACGGGAGCAAATATTAAAGAGCAGTCAGATTTCTGCCCTTGGTACACTGGATTACCATTTATTCCATATTTGGATAGTTTGCCAAACTTCAGCAGATCAGTTGATGGACCAATTAGGTTGCCAATTGTGGATAAGTACAAGGATATGGGCACTGTGGTCCTGGGAAAGCTGGAATCGGGATCCATTTTTAAAGGCCAGCAGCTTGTGATGATGCCCAACAAGCACAATGTGGAGGTTCTAGGAATAGTTTCTGATGATACTGAGACTGATTTTGTAGCCCCTGGTGAAAACCTCAAAATCAGACTGAAAGGAATCGAAGAAGAAGAGATTCTTCCAGGCTTCATACTTTGTGAACCTAGTAATCTTTGCCACTCTGGACGCACATTTGATGTTCAGATTGTGATCATTGAGCACAAATCTATCATCTGCCCAGGTTATAATGCGGTGCTTCACATCCATACTTGTATTGAGGAAGTTGAGATAACAGCCTTAATCTCCTTGGTAGACAAGAAATCAGGAGAAAAAAGTAAGACACGACCCCGCTTTGTGAAACAAGATCAAGTGTGTATTGCTCGATTAAGGACAGCAGGAACTATTTGCCTGGAGACATTTAAAGATTTTCCTCAGATGGGTCGTTTTACTTTAAGAGATGAGGGTAAGACAATCGCAATTGGCAAAGTTCTGAAATTGGTCCCAGAGAAGGACTAAGTGATTTCATTGATGCCTCTGCACCGTAATGTGCGAAGATTGACTGCAATTTACTGcccattgacagacttttgtccATATTTTGCAGAGAAATTTCACAGCAAAAATCCATGTTTTGTCAGCTTTCTCATGTTGAGACCTCAGTTATGGCACTCTTGAATGCATACTCCAGTTTCTTCCCTCTCCACCACTCTGCTTCCTTGGACAGATCAGTAATAGCTTTGTAAGTGACGTGTATGTAATTGCCTACAAtactaaaaataatatattttaaattttgatttccCTTTGGGATATATAGACATCATTTGTTCTGTGCAGAACAATCAGTGTGTCAGTGTGTATATGTTAATGAAGACAACTAACATGTAAATAAAGTGTTCCATTTGAAACTTCAGTATTTGAAATGTGTTTGAATAATGCTTGAATTTATATGAATTACTGTCTCACTAGGTTATTTTCTCAAGTAATTAAATACATTATTACTtgggcttaaaaaaaatctccactgTTTGAAATGAGGAATTGGTTAAAACCACACAGGTTTGTACTAAATGAAAACTTTACTATGAAAAAAACCCTATCTCAGTGTCCTTTCCAGTTAACTGTGTTTTCTGTGTCCAAGTTCAATTAGTAAAGGAGTTCTTCTACTTACCCAGTTATTGTTTGAAAATgaagattatctttttttttctcttccattagGTCCCATACGGCCAAATCACACGTATTCCTAAGGTTTCAGACTATATATGTTGAATAGACTCTTATGTACTCCATCATCTTTAACGTACTTTGGTATCATTCACTGTGAAATTTGGGGTGCAGACACAATAACGGGCACAATTACTGAAAAGGTAAATTGTTGAACTAGGACTATATGTCATTTACTAAAACAAAGGACTTGACATGGGAAAGGAGTCTATTCCTCATGGTTGAGGGTTTATTACAACTGTTCTCCAAACAAATGCTTGAGGAAAACACCAGTTGTCGATTCTAAGGTAGTTAGATTTATTGCCAGAAGAATGACTTTATGACCCTCAGAACTGTCAACAGCTGGAGAAATTTCTGTCTTGGTAAGTAGGTACTGGCTTAGTGTAAACATCTTCCCAGTGGGGTGCAGAACCAGTTTCTTTTAGGTACAACTCTGTACTTGGAGTAAGAAACTTCTTTGCTAACCCTCACGTGCAGGCTGGTAGATGTGGACACTGTGACCACCTGGGCCTCTGCTCAGGTAATGGCAGTGTCTTTTCCatggtctctttctttgtgtgcccATGAAACTCCTATCTCAGTGTATTAGATCATTACTGACTGGGTCGGATTACCAACAGCATGGCTCTATTGTGCATCATCCACCACAGGTCATCAGAGCACCCACTTTAGAAAAAGATTTTAGCTTGTCATGCTTCAGCTAACCTAATCCATAAGGAACCCCATATGGTGATGAACAGTCATTTAATCATGAATGTCTATGGAaggagttttgttttatcttttgtcaTTAGGAGTTCCTCTTTTTGGTTGTGTGCTAAACTTCGTACAGCAATCAGGCCAGTCCAGTACTTGATAAAAATTATACCTTGGCAATCACTTTATTGAGAATGTCCCCCTAGCCGTGTTAGCCCCACTGTGTAACcttggcaggccttgaacttgtgatcatccTGCTTCAGTGTCCTTACTGTTGAAATTATAGATGtaagccaccacatccagctcttggcagtcatttaaaacatttttttaacgTGATATTAATGTCATAGTAATTTTAGTAATTTACCAAtagctgtatatatatatgtattatattcatattatatccacacacacacacaacacacacactagctctctctctctcttttctactAATTGGCCAAAAGAAAAGCCAGGACAGAACTCTGTTTCTACTTGATTTGGATAATTTTTCAAAAACTGGTTcctaaatatttgtgtgtgtgtgagagagacatacacataatattcagagaaaatgtcACAATCTTTTGCAATTCAGTGATgatcctatcattcaggaggtTGGGGACACCAGAGTCTAGCTCTTTTAAGGTAGTGCATATgagcccagcatggtgacacTGGCTTGCAATGTAactacttggaaagctgaggcaagatgatgtgttcaaagccagctctccaactacacagtgagtttgagaacaggctgagctacacagtgacagCCTGCCACAGAGAACCACCAGTAGAGAAAGACATACAGTaatatttctttctaatttctaGGTACTTTATAGTTGTTAACATctaatatttttcaatattttaaattaggGCCATTTGCCAGCACAGCATTAATTGGTTTGCCCAGTGCACTGAACTACTTATAAAGCCATAATCAGGGCAGTGCCCTGTTAAGGAATTTCTGCTATCTCCAATTCATATTAAGTTAACTTTTTCATGCTTTAATTAAGAATGTCCcttataggctcatgtatttgaacccTTGGTTCTCAGTtgctggtgctgtttgggggaggattgggaggtgtggccttgttggaggtagtATGCCCTAAGGGGTGAGCTTTGAGTGTTTCCAGTCTCACCCCACTTCCggttgctctctctgcttcctgcttgcagtcGAGGATGCacgctctcagcttcctgctcccgctggctgccatgcttgctgcttgctgccctgcttccctgccatggtgatcgTTTGTCTCTCTGGAACCGTGAGCCTAAATAAACCCTCCATTCTGTAAGTTGCTTctgctcatggtgttttatcacagcaacaggaaaggaactGATGGCAGAAATTGGAAACCAGAGAGGAGGCTGTTGCTGTATAGTGCATGAGCATGTTGTTTTttagaggaatgtggaagacgGAAACTTTGTAGAAAAGTTGGATGCTAAGCCGATCTTAGCAGGAACCTTGAAGGCTGTAGGGCTGAGAGTACTGCAGAATGTAGCAACCTGGCTCACAAGGTTTCAGAAGGGAACAATATTAGCAATTGGACCAGAGCCCATTTCTGTGTTATTTTGGCAAGAAACTGGCTGCCTTCTGCCCTTTTCCTAAGAACTCGCCTGAGGCTGAATTTTAAGAAGTGGACTGGGAGTTCTATCCAGGAAACTGTTGCATGTGTTTAAACATTTACACCCCCTTGCATGTTTTCCTCTTGTGGTTTCAGATCTTCTATTAAGGTATTGGATCCATTTGTGTTGATTCTAGTACAGAGAGAAAGCTTCATGTTTCATTCTACTATGTGGGAGTGGACACCATGTTTTTTGACACCTTTTTAAGGATAAGTTGGTTATAAACTCACACagttatttctctattttattccaattctgtgtgtttttttatATGCCAATGCCATGTTTCATAGTTATTTCCATTTTGAATATGCAATACTTCcaaactttgttcttttttttctcaagattACTTTGGCTATTCTGGGACATGTGTGcttctatataattttttttaggaTTATCTTTCTAGCTCTGTAGACAATGCCATTAGTATTTTGACAGGGATTGCCTTGAATCTATAAATTATTTTAGATAATATGGATATTTTAACAACAATAATTTGTTCAGGTCATGAAAACTGTGGAGTAATTTCTTTGCCAGAGGAAATTGACATGCTGCATAATGCTGAGTGTGGCATGACTATTATCCATAATGCTTTTGCTAGTCTATGATAAAGAGAAAGTGGGACAAAAAGAAATGCAGAATGTACAGTTTGGAGAGATAAAGATTGGCTGGAAGAGGGGCTATAATTGTTAAGGAGATTAATACCACTAAGGAGAGGTCTGCTTTGCACTTGAATAAATGGTAGGGTTCCTCTAGGGCAAGactccacccagctaagcttctgATGTGGGAAAGAGAGCCTAGAGTGGTTTCTGCTTCTAGAAAGCAACAGCAAATAAAAGCTGCTGCTCCTGGGGTCCAGGGAAGTGTAGATCCATCCCGAGTTGGCAGCCGAACTTGGCAGCATCATTCATGTGGTGTGGGCTTTAGGGGCATGAAAGATGCAGAGTGAAGGGCTTGTAGATTCCTCTTCTGTGAGTGTTAGGGGAGTCCTTGGATGAAGGCCCTGGGAGGCCATtacatgaagctgtgaagatgaagcctgtCCCCAAGAAGTTAGTGATGTCAGAGCTGTGAGATGTCTGCCCAGGAGAGCTGCATACATGAAGTGAAAGCAGTCTAAGAAGGAGGTGTATGTTGTAGGTACCAAAGCTGAAAGGACGGAGCCATCTAAGTCCTTTACCATGGAACATAGAACTACAGGGTTTAGTGTTTGCCATTCTGGATTCTTGGCTTCCTTtggcccctttcctcccttttgggatGGTAAtgcatattctgtgccattgtatgttgatTGGAAGTaagtaatttgtttttctttttgtttttatttacaggGAGCTACAATTAAGAGAGTGCCTTGAGTcacaaaagagactttggatgtTGGACTTTTAAGCAGTGTTGGGGCTTTTAAAGCCTGGGGACATTTGAAAGCTTGACTGAATGCAGTTCACATTGTGATATGACCATGAGTCTGTGGAGGCCATAGAGTGGAATGGGATAGTTTGAATACAAGTTGTCCCCCATAGcctcatgcatttgaacacttggtccccagacgATGGTGCTATTCAGGGATggttaggagttgtggccttcctggaggaaggatGCCACTGAGAGCGGGTTTTGAGTGTTTATAATCTCACCCCATATCCAGTTTGCTCTCTGTGCTTCACACTTGTAactgaggatgtgagctctcagcttctggctCCAGCTGCCATGCGTGCCTCTGGCTGCCGGTGCTTCTGTATCGTGATGCATGATGGACTTttatctctctggaaccataagccgaaataaactcatttttttctatataagccaaaataaactcattttttctATAAGTTGTGTTGGTCATTATGTTCTATCACCAAAACATGTAAGTAGCTAATGTACTCTTAAAGAGCTTTATCTCAAATTTCTGTCAACTAAGACTATGCATAATTTCCCCATGTCTTATTGCATGCTAAATATACAATGCCCTTCAGGACTTATCAGTATGTACCCACTGGCTTTTAGCAActttataaaatacttttatttattctttgaaaaattcgTAAGTATATTGAATGCATTTTTGATCGTATCTATCTAACACCACCTTCCTCCAAATCctctaatgccctcttctccttctccctcccaaaTCCTTCTAGCAACTTCTATCGTAAGATTCCTCCTCTACGTCTCTGGACTTTATGGGACAGCTCTGAGGAAATGTTACATGAAGAAAGAAGTGAACCTGCATTCCACGTCAGCAAAGAcccaggaagaaaagcagaggaagcCTTTGGCTGGGTAACAGCACACTGCATTTCTCACAGAAGCATCTTTCTTTGCTGTCTAGGAACAGTGTTAGTGAATTGGACTGTGAAATAATGGAGATGCTTAGTTGTCATTTTGTACCCACTAAAAGGAAACGTCAACAGCCACAGACTCAGCAATTGATTagttttctacattaaaaaaaaatcactaagaacTGGCCATTGATAGGAAGGAAACTTGGGTTGAGGCTACTCCTTAAGAAGGTGAACTTGTCTTCGAATTCAGGAGAAACTTTATaactgtgtgtgttttaatgttcCACAGACCACCaaaatcagagaaatgaaaaaaaaaaataaaaaccttctgAATGAACAGCCCAtgtgacagaaaagaggaagggtGCTTGACTTGTATTTTAGAGACAATTTTGTATAACAGCATAtagaataataattatattaactTTCCACATGATTCTGTCCCACACTCTACTATGGCAGATTGTTTTTCATAAGAAATCTGCCTTAACTTCtacagagatttttcttttctcacatttACCCTTAAacttatataatttatttttagagtCAATGGTGAGATAAAATTCACACGTAAAGAAAGCCCTTTTGTACTTATATTGATAAGTCAAATCTGCAAATGCAGGTCATTTTACATATGCCTcttttctgcatgtgtatgtgtgcatatgtatgggtACAATGTGCATGGGGTGTGTATAAACACGTGTGCATGGGAAAGCCCAAAGCTGTTGGAGCGCATCTTCAGTTCctctctactttatttatttaattttttttgctgtCTACTTTATTGAAGcattgtctctcactgaacaaaGAGCTTGCTGATTCTGGCTACCACTTTGATCCAGGGATCCCCTCTATCTACTTctcaagttctggggttacaggcagtcaAAATAACTGCCAAGGTTTCCCCTAGGTTGTAGGAGGCCTGACTCTGGTCCATGGGCTTGCTTAGTAAATACCTactccactgagctgtctcctcaacTCTAATTTGcatgtctttctccatctccaataaggataattttttctatttaattgctGAACTTTTTCAAAAGTTTAAGCAGTCAGTATTGAAATCTTGCTTTAGTTTTGGCATGAGtcgattttaaaaaattatttgtagtCAGACTGCCATGT
Encoded here:
- the Gspt2 gene encoding eukaryotic peptide chain release factor GTP-binding subunit ERF3B — encoded protein: MDLGSSSDSAPDCWDQVDMEAPGSAPSGDGIASAATAAAEAAEAEAQRQHLSSAFSSQLNIHAKPFVPTRVRAAEFVPSFLPGSAQPPAPTASSRDESCPGAGDPQGKRLGWGAPVEPSKDGPLVSWEGSSSAVTMELSEPVVENGEVEMALDESWELKEVSEAKPGGSLGDSGPPEESGKEMMEEKEEIRKSKSMVIPSGAPKKEHVNVVFIGHVDAGKSTIGGQIMFLTGMVDRRTLEKYEREAKEKNRETWYLSWALDTNQEERDKGKTVEVGRAYFETEKKHFTILDAPGHKSFVPNMIGGASQADLAVLVISARKGEFETGFEKGGQTREHAMLAKTAGVKYLIVLINKMDDPTVDWSSERYEECKEKLVPFLKKVGFSPKKDIHFMPCSGLTGANIKEQSDFCPWYTGLPFIPYLDSLPNFSRSVDGPIRLPIVDKYKDMGTVVLGKLESGSIFKGQQLVMMPNKHNVEVLGIVSDDTETDFVAPGENLKIRLKGIEEEEILPGFILCEPSNLCHSGRTFDVQIVIIEHKSIICPGYNAVLHIHTCIEEVEITALISLVDKKSGEKSKTRPRFVKQDQVCIARLRTAGTICLETFKDFPQMGRFTLRDEGKTIAIGKVLKLVPEKD